In one Candidatus Zixiibacteriota bacterium genomic region, the following are encoded:
- the rpoC gene encoding DNA-directed RNA polymerase subunit beta' → MIDITGKATSQKKGPAEFVAIQIQMASPEVILSWSYGEVTKPETINYRSFKPERDGLFCERIFGPVKDWECNCGKYKRIRFRGIVCDRCGVEVTQSKVRRERMGHISLAVPVSHIWYFKSLPSRIGHLVNLSIRELERILYYENYLMIDPGNSSYEVGDVLTEEEQIDLIEAGKDFDARMGAEAVREILSRIDIDEMALELRAQAKVETSVQRKKDVLKRLRIVESFRQSNNRPEWMILEVIPVIPPDLRPLVPLEGGRFATSDLNDLYRRVINRNNRLKKLIDIQAPEVILRNEKRMLQEATDALFDNGRRTHSVRGDSKRPLKSLSDLLKGKQGRFRQNLLGKRVDYSGRSVIVVGPELKLHQCGLPKNMALELFKPFIIMKLEEKGYVQTVKSAKKLVEREKPEVWDILEEIIEDHPVMLNRAPTLHRLGIQAFYPVLVEGKAIRLHPLVCAAFNADFDGDQMAVHVPLSFEAQLEARILMLATSNILLPSSGRPVAVPSQDMVIGCYYLTKEKTGAKGEGMCFYSPDEALSAFDSGNLDLHASIDVRLDHKVIKTTVGRIILNNALPDGLPYVNEITNKKRLEEIVLQTFKTLGQTATVDFLDRLKRVGFEYATRSGVTVSIDDLVVPPDKDKLLAASEAEVKKIQKRYERGVITNGERYNQVIDIWTRTTADIANVMFDNLAQTRGGFNPVYMMADSGARGSREQIRQLAGMRGLMAKPQKKITGGVGEIIENPITSNFREGLSVQEYFISTHGARKGLADTALKTADAGYLTRRLVDVAQDVIIRGFDCGTILGLEVSAIKEGEEVIISLADRILGRVLLEDVYDPISEELIVSAGSQIEEHEAEAIEEAGVEKVHIRSVLTCESKYGVCAQCYGRNLATMKMVHIGEAVGVIAAQSIGEPGTQLTLRTFHIGGTAARIAEQSQVEAKFDGTIRYEKIKSIGREDKTSMVVSREGVGEIHVIDDQDRVRARLKVPYGAHLLVKDEQAVKPGDLIFEWDPYTGTILAEKAGKIEYKDIIKDVSFREAHDEQTGLIQSIIVETKDKTLFPTVVIKKGEKTVGSYRIPTDAQLQVTDGQSIKAGDTLVKMPRVISKSRDITGGLPRVAELFEARRPHDPAVITEIDGETELGKIVRGQQQIVVQGEHDEVREYLIPHGKHLMIHSGDVIEAGDRLCEGAIDPHDILNILGVYEAQSYLVNEIQEVYRLQGVKINDKHIEVIVRQMMQKVQIESVGDTNFLEGEKVDKTKFSEENARVIAEGGEPATSRPLLLGITRASLSTESFISAASFQETTKVLTEAAISGKVDNLLGLKENVIIGHLIPAGTGIEKYTSIDVVVEEEEEEIEEAEDIFGISVGNDDEPKTVADIFDKNA, encoded by the coding sequence ATGATTGATATCACTGGAAAGGCCACTTCACAGAAGAAGGGACCGGCTGAATTTGTCGCCATCCAGATACAGATGGCCTCACCGGAAGTCATTCTCTCGTGGTCTTATGGGGAAGTTACTAAACCGGAAACGATCAACTACCGTTCTTTTAAACCGGAGCGTGATGGTCTTTTCTGCGAGCGCATTTTTGGCCCTGTCAAGGACTGGGAGTGCAATTGTGGTAAGTATAAGCGAATCCGCTTTCGTGGTATCGTTTGCGATCGCTGCGGGGTGGAAGTTACGCAGTCGAAAGTTCGGCGTGAGCGCATGGGACACATTAGTCTGGCTGTCCCGGTTTCACATATCTGGTATTTCAAGTCATTGCCTTCCCGGATTGGGCACCTGGTGAACCTATCGATACGTGAACTTGAACGTATCCTCTACTATGAAAACTATCTAATGATCGATCCGGGGAATTCCTCGTATGAAGTCGGGGATGTTCTCACAGAAGAAGAACAGATCGACCTGATCGAGGCTGGTAAGGACTTTGATGCCCGAATGGGTGCCGAAGCTGTGAGAGAAATTCTGTCCCGGATAGATATCGATGAAATGGCGCTCGAACTGCGTGCTCAGGCGAAGGTCGAGACGTCGGTTCAACGCAAGAAAGATGTGCTCAAGCGGTTGCGCATTGTCGAGTCGTTCCGCCAATCCAATAACCGACCGGAGTGGATGATTCTGGAAGTGATTCCGGTAATACCGCCGGATCTACGTCCGTTGGTTCCACTTGAGGGTGGGCGTTTTGCTACCTCTGATCTTAACGATCTGTATCGCCGTGTTATCAACAGGAATAACCGGCTCAAGAAGCTTATTGATATCCAGGCGCCGGAAGTCATTCTTCGTAATGAAAAGCGTATGTTGCAGGAAGCAACGGATGCGCTCTTTGACAATGGCCGTCGTACTCATTCAGTGCGTGGTGACTCCAAACGCCCGCTCAAATCCCTGTCGGACCTTCTGAAAGGTAAGCAGGGTCGTTTCCGTCAGAACCTATTGGGCAAGCGTGTCGACTATTCTGGGCGGTCTGTGATTGTTGTTGGACCCGAGTTGAAATTGCACCAATGTGGCCTGCCTAAGAATATGGCTCTGGAGCTGTTTAAGCCCTTTATCATCATGAAGTTGGAAGAGAAGGGCTACGTTCAGACGGTCAAGTCGGCCAAGAAACTGGTCGAAAGAGAAAAGCCTGAAGTCTGGGATATCCTGGAGGAGATCATCGAGGATCACCCGGTCATGCTTAACCGTGCCCCTACACTTCACCGCTTGGGTATCCAAGCTTTCTACCCGGTACTGGTTGAGGGTAAAGCCATTCGTCTGCACCCGCTTGTCTGCGCTGCATTCAACGCTGATTTCGATGGTGACCAGATGGCGGTTCACGTTCCTTTGTCGTTTGAAGCTCAGCTCGAGGCGCGGATTCTTATGCTGGCTACTAGTAATATCCTGTTACCATCTTCAGGACGACCGGTCGCGGTTCCGTCGCAGGATATGGTGATCGGCTGCTATTACCTGACCAAGGAAAAGACTGGTGCCAAGGGTGAGGGTATGTGTTTCTATTCACCCGACGAGGCGCTGTCAGCGTTTGATTCCGGAAATCTTGATTTGCACGCCTCAATTGATGTACGTCTTGATCACAAAGTGATCAAGACAACCGTGGGACGAATTATTCTCAATAATGCTCTTCCTGACGGTCTTCCTTATGTCAATGAGATCACCAACAAGAAAAGACTGGAAGAGATCGTTCTCCAGACATTCAAGACTCTGGGACAGACAGCGACAGTGGATTTTCTTGATAGACTCAAGAGGGTAGGGTTTGAGTATGCCACAAGATCCGGCGTAACCGTGTCGATTGATGATCTGGTGGTGCCACCCGATAAGGATAAACTCCTGGCTGCCTCCGAGGCAGAGGTCAAGAAAATTCAGAAGCGTTACGAACGCGGTGTAATCACCAATGGTGAGCGTTATAACCAGGTGATTGATATTTGGACTCGCACCACGGCCGATATTGCCAATGTCATGTTTGATAATCTGGCTCAAACCCGTGGGGGATTCAACCCGGTGTACATGATGGCTGACTCCGGCGCTCGTGGCTCACGAGAGCAGATTCGCCAGTTGGCTGGTATGCGTGGTTTGATGGCCAAACCGCAGAAGAAGATCACCGGTGGTGTGGGTGAGATCATTGAGAATCCGATCACGTCGAATTTCCGTGAGGGACTTTCGGTTCAGGAATACTTCATCTCGACTCACGGTGCGCGTAAGGGTCTGGCGGATACGGCTTTAAAGACAGCCGATGCCGGCTATTTGACGCGACGCCTGGTCGATGTTGCCCAGGATGTCATTATTCGCGGTTTCGACTGTGGTACGATTCTGGGGCTTGAGGTTTCGGCCATCAAGGAGGGTGAGGAAGTTATCATTTCCCTCGCCGATCGTATTCTTGGGCGCGTTCTACTCGAAGACGTTTATGATCCAATTTCCGAGGAGTTGATCGTTTCGGCCGGTTCTCAGATCGAGGAACATGAGGCCGAGGCTATCGAAGAGGCTGGAGTAGAAAAGGTTCATATCCGTTCGGTGTTGACCTGCGAATCCAAGTATGGCGTTTGTGCCCAATGCTATGGACGCAACCTGGCCACGATGAAGATGGTACATATCGGTGAAGCTGTGGGTGTGATTGCGGCACAGTCAATCGGTGAACCTGGTACACAGCTGACCCTGCGAACCTTCCACATTGGTGGAACAGCTGCCCGTATCGCTGAGCAGTCGCAGGTGGAAGCCAAGTTTGATGGTACCATCAGGTACGAAAAAATCAAGTCTATCGGTCGTGAGGATAAAACGTCAATGGTAGTTAGCCGTGAAGGCGTTGGCGAGATCCATGTTATTGACGATCAGGACCGCGTTCGGGCCAGACTCAAAGTGCCCTATGGTGCGCACCTGCTGGTCAAAGATGAACAGGCAGTCAAACCAGGTGATCTGATTTTTGAATGGGATCCTTACACTGGTACTATCCTTGCTGAGAAGGCTGGTAAAATCGAGTACAAGGACATCATCAAGGACGTCTCTTTCCGTGAAGCGCACGATGAGCAGACAGGTTTGATCCAGTCGATCATCGTGGAGACGAAGGACAAAACATTGTTCCCGACCGTAGTGATTAAGAAGGGTGAGAAGACAGTTGGAAGCTACCGAATTCCGACTGATGCCCAGCTCCAGGTGACCGACGGCCAATCTATAAAAGCCGGCGATACACTCGTGAAAATGCCCCGTGTTATCTCTAAATCACGCGATATCACCGGTGGTTTACCTCGGGTAGCCGAGCTATTTGAAGCCCGTCGACCCCACGATCCGGCTGTCATTACTGAAATCGATGGCGAGACTGAATTGGGCAAAATCGTCCGTGGACAACAACAAATCGTAGTCCAGGGAGAGCATGATGAGGTGCGCGAATACCTGATTCCTCACGGTAAACATCTAATGATTCACTCCGGCGATGTCATTGAGGCGGGAGATCGGTTGTGTGAAGGCGCCATCGATCCTCACGACATCCTGAACATTCTCGGTGTCTATGAGGCGCAGTCCTACCTGGTCAACGAAATCCAGGAAGTTTATCGTTTGCAGGGAGTGAAAATAAACGATAAACACATCGAAGTCATTGTCCGACAAATGATGCAGAAGGTACAGATTGAGTCTGTTGGTGATACCAATTTCCTTGAGGGCGAGAAAGTAGACAAGACCAAGTTCTCAGAAGAGAATGCTAGGGTCATTGCCGAAGGTGGCGAACCAGCTACATCGCGTCCCCTCCTGCTGGGTATTACACGGGCCTCGTTATCGACTGAGAGTTTCATCTCAGCCGCTTCTTTCCAGGAGACAACCAAGGTCCTGACAGAAGCTGCGATTTCCGGCAAGGTAGACAATCTGCTGGGGCTGAAGGAGAATGTCATTATCGGCCATCTGATTCCGGCAGGTACTGGCATCGAAAAATACACTTCTATCGACGTAGTGGTTGAGGAAGAGGAAGAGGAAATTGAGGAAGCCGAGGATATCTTCGGAATCAGCGTCGGTAACGACGACGAGCCGAAGACAGTGGCAGACATTTTTGATAAAAACGCTTGA
- the rpsL gene encoding 30S ribosomal protein S12, with protein sequence MPTINQLVRKGRKRILEKTKTPAMGGCPQKRGVCTRVYTSTPKKPNSALRKVARVRLTNQIEVTAYIPGEGHNLQEHSIVMIRGGRVKDLPGVRYHVIRGVMDTSGVADRRRSRSKYGTKKPKTK encoded by the coding sequence GTGCCGACGATAAATCAGTTAGTTCGTAAAGGTAGAAAGCGGATTTTGGAGAAGACCAAGACACCCGCTATGGGCGGTTGCCCACAGAAGCGGGGAGTCTGTACCCGTGTGTACACCTCGACACCCAAGAAACCGAACTCGGCCCTGCGTAAAGTTGCCAGAGTTCGCTTGACCAATCAGATCGAGGTCACCGCCTATATTCCGGGCGAGGGTCATAATCTTCAGGAGCACTCGATTGTCATGATTCGTGGCGGTCGTGTCAAAGATCTCCCTGGTGTCCGGTACCACGTGATTCGTGGAGTCATGGACACCTCCGGTGTAGCCGATCGTCGGCGCTCGCGGTCAAAGTATGGGACCAAGAAACCCAAGACGAAGTAA